One Bacillota bacterium genomic window, GGAGATTTTCGAAGGAGGAGAGGATAGCAATGACAGAAATTACAGCTCCGATGGTAGGAAAAATCGTCGACATCATGATTAAAGTTGGAGAGACAGTAAAAGAAGACGACGAAGTAATCATCCTGGAATCGATGAAAATGGAGAACCCGATCTATGCTCCTGCCAGTGGCACCGTAAAAGAAATAAAGTGCAGGGTAGGAGATGTAGTCAACCAGG contains:
- a CDS encoding biotin/lipoyl-binding carrier protein, translated to MTEITAPMVGKIVDIMIKVGETVKEDDEVIILESMKMENPIYAPASGTVKEIKCRVGDVVNQGDILAVIE